The Streptomyces sp. NBC_00344 genome includes a window with the following:
- a CDS encoding SpoIIE family protein phosphatase: MSRTEHDPAPEPGPDSDEVRFSSLLEDSAEDLYENAPCGYLSTLLDGQIAKVNNTLLGWLGYRREDLVGRKRFSDLLTVGGRLYHETHFSPLLRMQGELNGIALEVRTADGTRLPVLVTSSVKTGIDGEPLLIRTTLFDARDRRAYETELLHASRQAEAARLEAEAARAEVERERARLQHLTATLQRTLLPPALDPVPGLDVCAYYHVASTDQVGGDFYDLFPLNGGAWGLFLGDVCGKGAAAAAVTSLARYTLRAAAVYDPDPVAVLTNLNTVLGHEYHGDDPRYCTVVYGLLTPVGDGGIHELTLAGGGHPPAILMRADGTAEELATPGGQLIGVLPEAQISTVQVRLAPGDTVLLYTDGLTEAHHAAGNRERYGDEALLDFTTALAPTTAPAVVAALTGLLDTFGQGVDDDTALLALSVPAATPEEPQK; the protein is encoded by the coding sequence ATGAGCCGCACGGAGCATGACCCCGCACCCGAACCGGGGCCCGACAGCGATGAGGTCCGCTTCTCGTCGCTGCTGGAGGACAGTGCCGAGGACCTCTACGAAAACGCGCCATGCGGCTACCTCTCCACCCTGCTCGACGGACAGATCGCCAAGGTCAATAACACCCTGCTGGGCTGGCTCGGATACCGGCGCGAGGATCTTGTCGGGCGTAAACGCTTCAGCGACCTGCTCACCGTCGGCGGCCGTCTCTACCATGAAACCCACTTCTCCCCGTTGCTGCGCATGCAGGGAGAACTCAACGGCATCGCCCTTGAAGTGAGAACCGCGGACGGCACCCGGCTGCCGGTCCTTGTCACATCCAGCGTGAAGACCGGCATCGACGGCGAACCGCTGCTGATCCGCACCACTCTGTTCGACGCCCGCGACCGCAGGGCCTACGAGACCGAACTGCTGCACGCCAGCCGGCAGGCAGAGGCCGCGCGGCTGGAAGCCGAGGCGGCACGTGCCGAAGTGGAACGGGAACGAGCCCGCCTGCAGCACCTGACCGCCACTCTGCAGCGCACCCTCCTCCCCCCGGCCCTGGACCCGGTACCGGGTCTCGATGTCTGCGCTTATTACCACGTCGCCTCCACCGACCAGGTCGGCGGTGACTTCTACGACCTCTTTCCCCTCAACGGCGGCGCTTGGGGTCTGTTCCTCGGCGATGTGTGCGGGAAGGGCGCCGCGGCCGCAGCGGTCACCTCGCTGGCTCGTTACACCCTGCGCGCGGCAGCCGTCTACGACCCCGACCCCGTCGCTGTCCTCACCAACCTCAACACGGTCCTCGGCCACGAATACCACGGCGACGACCCGCGCTACTGCACCGTCGTCTACGGCCTGCTCACCCCCGTGGGAGACGGCGGGATCCATGAACTGACCCTGGCCGGCGGCGGTCACCCCCCAGCGATCCTGATGCGCGCCGACGGCACCGCGGAGGAACTAGCCACACCCGGCGGCCAGCTCATCGGCGTGCTGCCCGAAGCCCAGATCTCCACCGTGCAGGTGCGCCTGGCCCCCGGTGACACCGTGCTTCTCTACACCGACGGACTCACCGAGGCCCACCACGCCGCGGGCAACCGGGAGCGCTATGGGGACGAGGCCCTGCTGGACTTCACCACAGCACTGGCTCCCACCACCGCCCCCGCTGTCGTCGCGGCCCTCACCGGCCTGCTCGACACCTTCGGCCAGGGTGTGGACGACGACACCGCACTGCTCGCCCTGAGCGTCCCCGCAGCGACCCCCGAAGAGCCGCAGAAGTGA
- a CDS encoding DUF2252 domain-containing protein, with protein MNRKTATGTESNGPWPSPRERAARGKAARSRASRSSQGEFAPSSHRADPVAAIEKQSADRVPELVPIRYGRMTESPFRFYRGAAGIMASDLATTPDTGLRVQLCGDAHLLNFRLLASPERHLLFDINDFDETLPGPWEWDVKRLVSSLVIAGRENGYSDEERASIVQATARSYREQMWRFAGMRHLDVWYSRAEAEQLQTLASGELHKRGRKRLSGALAKARTRDSLQAFGKLTRVVGGERRIAAAPPLVTPLADLLPGAERALLEAEINTLIKRYRNTLQPDRQHLLEQFTVVDMARKVVGVGSVGTRCWIVLLLGRDSQDPLFLQAKEAGESVLAPYVGASSYASQGERVVAGQRLMQAASDIFLGWQRTEGIDGRERDFYVRQLRDWKGIVEPSLMVPRGMRLFGEVCGATLARAHARSGDRISLAAYLGRSDVFDRAMVRFAESYADQNERDHHALVGAVRTGRVRAESA; from the coding sequence ATGAACAGGAAGACGGCGACGGGTACGGAGTCGAACGGGCCGTGGCCCTCCCCACGGGAGCGTGCCGCCCGGGGCAAGGCGGCCCGCTCCCGGGCATCGCGCTCCAGCCAGGGCGAGTTCGCACCCTCCTCGCACCGGGCCGACCCGGTGGCTGCGATCGAGAAGCAGTCGGCCGACCGGGTCCCGGAACTGGTGCCGATCCGGTACGGACGGATGACGGAGTCACCGTTCCGCTTCTACCGGGGTGCCGCGGGAATCATGGCGAGCGACCTTGCGACCACCCCGGACACCGGCCTGCGCGTGCAACTGTGCGGCGACGCACACTTGCTGAACTTCCGCCTGCTGGCCTCCCCGGAGCGGCACCTGCTCTTCGACATCAACGACTTCGACGAAACGCTTCCCGGCCCCTGGGAGTGGGACGTCAAACGGCTGGTGTCGAGCCTTGTCATCGCCGGACGGGAGAACGGCTACTCCGACGAGGAACGCGCCTCCATCGTCCAGGCCACCGCTCGTTCCTACCGGGAGCAGATGTGGCGCTTCGCCGGGATGCGCCACCTCGACGTCTGGTACAGCAGAGCGGAAGCGGAGCAACTGCAGACCCTGGCGTCGGGTGAACTGCACAAGCGCGGCCGCAAGCGCCTCTCGGGTGCACTGGCGAAGGCGCGTACCAGGGACAGCCTGCAGGCCTTCGGGAAACTGACCCGGGTGGTCGGCGGAGAACGCCGGATAGCCGCGGCGCCACCTCTGGTCACACCACTCGCCGATCTGCTGCCCGGCGCCGAACGGGCCCTGCTCGAAGCGGAGATCAACACGTTGATCAAGCGGTACCGGAACACCCTGCAGCCGGACCGGCAGCACCTTCTCGAGCAGTTCACCGTGGTCGACATGGCCCGCAAGGTGGTGGGTGTCGGCAGTGTCGGCACCCGGTGCTGGATCGTGCTCCTGCTGGGCAGGGACAGCCAGGACCCGCTCTTCCTCCAGGCCAAGGAGGCCGGGGAATCGGTTCTTGCCCCGTACGTGGGGGCGAGTTCGTACGCCTCCCAGGGGGAGCGGGTGGTCGCGGGCCAGCGGTTGATGCAGGCCGCGAGCGACATCTTTCTGGGATGGCAGCGCACCGAGGGCATCGACGGACGTGAACGAGACTTCTATGTGCGCCAGTTGCGCGACTGGAAGGGAATCGTCGAGCCTTCGCTGATGGTGCCGAGGGGCATGCGGCTGTTCGGTGAGGTCTGCGGCGCCACCCTGGCCCGCGCACACGCCAGGTCCGGAGACCGGATCTCTCTGGCCGCCTACCTCGGACGCAGCGACGTCTTCGACCGGGCGATGGTGCGGTTCGCCGAGAGCTATGCCGACCAGAACGAGCGCGACCACCACGCGCTGGTCGGGGCCGTGCGGACCGGCAGGGTGCGTGCGGAGTCCGCCTGA
- a CDS encoding SpoIIE family protein phosphatase: MRVFGGAVLAAVYVKGKQDAGLRLTESAGTPGARYGLSSSCSLSGHTPVADAFRTGCPLWLDASGLSAYGGTPDEALPNGVSLGVLPLRANGGPLGCLVVVDDVGAGFDADQRNHLELYADQVTAWLEASGDPERHATGPGGSRQVPGSALGRLRVGSFTLVLSSGQIDADAWVLDLLDISRDDFDGRVETLLAHTVPDDLPALMSIVEPAHLISGGRDLEFRIRRPTGELRWLRLRCRVLANGDGKPERVLGVVADASHLRAGADEVSRVQRLSVALAGAMTVRDVSRSVVEALRDPLGADRVALAELEADRLRVTVLDPPESDAWPDLWRSEWRSEWPDAPVTSLPALTAALREGRVSLWSAGSALEPGLAGVGPGGLAVLALPAGDRVVGVCLVGWDEPHVFGPEERALLTATAGLVGQALVRARSLDAEHELATMLQRSLLPRKLPRLPGGVAVARYLPATVGLTVGGDWYDVIRLSENQVALVVGDVQGHNAGAATIMGQMRTAIRAYAVEGHPPDVVVSRANRLLVGMETDLFATCCYVAIDMEEGDAWCVRAGHLPPLLRDPDGNTREVETEGGPPLGVLAEAEFPMSMVALAPGAVLALLTDGLVESSNLHLEIGMRRVRTLLAGADPSDTGRMADALLGGVNRRDDDVALLLMRYDGMGARPLRSGWAVWRLPDAVAHARRFTTRTLRSWGVTEQPDAILLIVSELVTNALVHTKGPVRVDLTLTGERLRVAVSDASPRTPVKPTSVEWDATGGRGILLVEAVSVAYGSVPLGGGKQVWAETALPSIGA, translated from the coding sequence ATGCGGGTGTTCGGCGGGGCGGTGCTTGCCGCTGTCTATGTGAAGGGCAAGCAGGACGCCGGTCTGCGACTGACCGAATCCGCCGGAACGCCGGGCGCCCGCTACGGGCTGTCATCCAGCTGTTCCCTGTCGGGACACACACCCGTGGCGGACGCCTTCCGCACCGGCTGCCCCCTGTGGTTGGACGCGTCCGGTCTCTCCGCCTACGGAGGCACCCCGGATGAGGCGTTGCCCAACGGTGTCTCCCTGGGCGTGCTGCCGCTGCGAGCGAACGGCGGGCCGCTGGGCTGTCTGGTCGTCGTGGACGACGTCGGCGCCGGTTTCGACGCGGATCAGCGCAACCACCTGGAGCTCTACGCGGACCAGGTCACGGCATGGCTCGAGGCGAGCGGCGACCCGGAGCGGCACGCCACCGGCCCTGGCGGGTCCCGGCAGGTGCCGGGCTCCGCCCTGGGCCGGCTCCGGGTCGGCTCGTTCACCCTGGTACTGAGCAGCGGGCAGATCGACGCGGACGCATGGGTGCTCGACCTCCTCGACATCTCCCGCGACGATTTCGACGGACGGGTGGAGACCTTGCTTGCCCACACCGTCCCCGACGACCTGCCGGCGCTCATGTCCATCGTCGAGCCGGCGCATCTGATCTCCGGGGGCCGGGATCTCGAGTTCCGTATCCGCCGCCCCACCGGTGAGCTGCGCTGGCTGCGCCTGCGGTGCCGGGTGCTGGCGAACGGGGACGGCAAACCGGAGCGAGTGCTCGGCGTGGTGGCTGACGCCTCGCATCTGCGGGCCGGCGCGGACGAGGTCTCCCGGGTGCAGCGGCTGTCGGTCGCCCTGGCCGGTGCGATGACCGTCCGAGACGTGAGCAGGTCGGTCGTCGAGGCCCTGCGGGATCCGCTGGGAGCCGATCGGGTGGCGCTCGCCGAACTCGAGGCCGACCGGCTGCGCGTCACCGTCCTCGACCCGCCGGAGTCCGATGCCTGGCCGGATCTCTGGCGATCCGAATGGAGATCCGAGTGGCCCGATGCGCCCGTGACGTCCCTTCCCGCCCTGACGGCTGCGCTGCGCGAGGGCCGGGTGAGCCTCTGGTCGGCGGGCTCCGCGCTGGAACCGGGCCTCGCGGGTGTCGGCCCCGGCGGCCTGGCTGTCCTGGCGCTCCCCGCCGGGGACCGGGTGGTCGGGGTATGCCTGGTCGGCTGGGACGAACCGCATGTGTTCGGTCCGGAGGAACGTGCACTGCTCACCGCGACGGCGGGCCTGGTGGGGCAGGCCCTGGTGCGCGCCCGTTCGCTGGACGCCGAACACGAGCTCGCCACGATGCTTCAGCGCAGTCTGCTGCCGCGCAAACTTCCGCGGCTGCCCGGCGGAGTCGCGGTGGCCCGCTATCTGCCCGCGACGGTGGGTCTCACCGTGGGCGGCGACTGGTACGACGTGATCCGGCTCAGCGAGAACCAAGTGGCGCTGGTCGTCGGTGATGTGCAGGGACACAACGCGGGCGCCGCGACGATCATGGGCCAGATGCGTACGGCGATCCGGGCGTACGCGGTGGAGGGCCACCCCCCCGATGTCGTCGTGTCCCGCGCGAACCGCCTGCTCGTCGGCATGGAGACAGACCTCTTCGCCACCTGTTGCTACGTCGCCATCGACATGGAGGAGGGCGACGCCTGGTGCGTGCGTGCGGGACACCTGCCGCCGCTGCTGCGTGACCCGGATGGCAACACCCGGGAGGTGGAGACAGAAGGCGGCCCGCCACTGGGCGTGCTCGCGGAGGCGGAATTCCCGATGTCCATGGTGGCGCTGGCTCCGGGCGCTGTCCTCGCCCTGCTGACCGACGGCCTCGTCGAGTCATCGAACCTGCACCTGGAGATCGGAATGCGCCGTGTGCGCACCCTGCTCGCCGGTGCGGACCCCTCGGATACCGGCCGGATGGCCGACGCACTGCTCGGTGGTGTCAATCGGCGCGACGACGATGTGGCCCTGCTGCTCATGCGCTACGACGGGATGGGAGCCCGGCCGCTCCGCTCGGGCTGGGCGGTGTGGAGGCTGCCCGACGCGGTCGCGCACGCGCGGCGTTTCACCACCCGTACCCTGCGCTCCTGGGGCGTGACGGAGCAGCCCGATGCGATCCTGCTGATCGTCTCGGAACTGGTCACCAACGCCCTGGTGCACACCAAGGGGCCGGTGCGTGTCGACCTCACTCTCACCGGGGAGCGCCTGAGGGTGGCCGTGAGCGACGCGTCGCCGCGCACGCCTGTCAAACCGACGAGCGTGGAATGGGATGCGACCGGCGGCAGGGGGATCCTGCTCGTCGAGGCGGTGTCGGTGGCCTATGGTTCTGTGCCCCTCGGCGGTGGCAAACAGGTGTGGGCCGAAACCGCCCTGCCGTCGATCGGAGCCTGA
- a CDS encoding oxygenase MpaB family protein: MDVWANGVADVRERLGKSLFSRVAGPAGPENRARIHGAPGPRWFAPDRPIRTVHGDASMFIGGLRALLLQSVHPLAMAAVAAHSGYRGDPWGRLQRTSTFLAVTTYGTANDAQDAVDRVRAVHESVRGTTAGGQPYHAADPHLLGWVHVAEVDSFLRAHQRYGAHPLDAAGCDGYIADTARVAAALGVLDPPRDRNELAARIRAYRPELQATQEAREAARFILLHPPLPLVARAPYAVLAANAVAGLPVWARKPLRLPRVPIVEDTGVRVTGLAMTKAIRWAMKPA; this comes from the coding sequence ATGGATGTGTGGGCCAACGGCGTCGCCGACGTGCGGGAGCGGCTGGGGAAGAGCCTCTTCAGCCGTGTGGCGGGTCCTGCGGGGCCCGAGAACCGCGCCCGCATTCACGGAGCCCCCGGGCCGCGCTGGTTCGCCCCCGACCGGCCCATCCGCACCGTGCACGGGGACGCATCCATGTTCATCGGCGGCCTGCGGGCTCTGTTGCTCCAGTCGGTACACCCGCTGGCCATGGCGGCCGTCGCGGCTCACTCGGGCTACCGCGGAGATCCCTGGGGGCGCTTGCAGCGCACCAGCACCTTCCTCGCCGTGACGACCTACGGCACCGCGAACGACGCCCAGGACGCGGTGGACCGTGTGAGGGCCGTGCACGAGAGCGTGCGGGGCACCACAGCGGGCGGGCAGCCGTATCACGCGGCCGATCCCCATCTTCTGGGATGGGTGCATGTTGCCGAGGTCGACAGTTTCCTCCGCGCACACCAGCGTTACGGTGCGCATCCGCTGGACGCCGCAGGCTGTGACGGCTACATCGCGGACACCGCTCGGGTCGCGGCGGCGCTCGGTGTCCTCGACCCGCCGCGTGACCGGAACGAGCTTGCCGCACGGATCAGGGCTTACCGCCCCGAGTTGCAAGCCACTCAAGAGGCCCGCGAAGCCGCGCGCTTCATCCTGTTGCATCCGCCGCTGCCCCTCGTGGCGAGGGCTCCTTACGCGGTCCTCGCGGCGAACGCGGTGGCCGGCCTTCCGGTCTGGGCCCGCAAACCGCTGAGACTTCCCCGCGTGCCGATCGTGGAGGACACGGGGGTGCGGGTGACCGGGCTGGCGATGACGAAGGCGATCCGGTGGGCGATGAAACCCGCCTGA
- a CDS encoding ATP-dependent DNA ligase: MPDHPGRVAPILATDGPAPADTSGWAAEVKWDGMRVITGVGGDGTVTAFARSGADATDRYPELQALTALTQDAPLVLDGEIVALDPATGKPSFGLLQQRMSQRRSSRIQAAAVEVPVTLMLFDVLQHRGRTVAGRPYSERRRLLEGLAAEAAGDRILVPPAWINDVRSGIAWSREHQLEGVILKRLNSAYRPGLRTWDWIKVKFRPSIDVVVGGWLADARGGPRSLLVGTRSTDGLHYVGAVGSGLSSVQRRILLPLLTEAAAGTSPFTQGLRRAPDEVHWVLPLLEGEVQYAERTHGGYLRQPAWKGLRGLPGE, translated from the coding sequence ATGCCCGATCACCCCGGCCGGGTCGCGCCGATACTCGCCACCGACGGGCCTGCCCCGGCCGACACGAGCGGATGGGCCGCAGAGGTGAAGTGGGACGGCATGCGTGTGATCACCGGCGTAGGCGGTGATGGCACGGTGACAGCGTTCGCCCGTTCCGGGGCCGACGCCACCGACCGCTACCCCGAGCTCCAGGCACTGACCGCGTTGACGCAGGACGCCCCACTCGTTCTGGACGGCGAGATCGTCGCCCTGGATCCGGCGACCGGCAAACCGTCGTTCGGTCTGCTGCAGCAGCGGATGTCGCAGCGCCGGAGTTCCCGCATCCAGGCTGCCGCCGTGGAGGTACCGGTGACGCTGATGCTCTTCGATGTGCTGCAGCACCGCGGGCGGACCGTGGCCGGGCGTCCCTACAGCGAGCGCCGTCGTCTGCTGGAAGGGCTGGCCGCGGAGGCGGCGGGCGACCGGATTCTGGTGCCGCCCGCGTGGATCAACGACGTGCGGTCGGGTATCGCCTGGAGCCGTGAGCACCAGCTCGAAGGTGTGATTCTCAAGCGACTGAACTCCGCCTACCGGCCCGGCCTGCGGACCTGGGACTGGATCAAGGTGAAGTTCCGTCCCTCGATCGATGTGGTCGTCGGCGGATGGCTGGCCGATGCCCGCGGTGGGCCCCGTTCCCTGCTCGTCGGCACACGGAGCACCGATGGCCTGCACTACGTCGGAGCTGTCGGCTCTGGCCTGTCCTCCGTCCAGCGCCGGATTCTGCTGCCGTTGTTGACCGAAGCCGCAGCCGGGACATCACCGTTCACCCAGGGGTTGAGGAGGGCTCCGGACGAGGTGCACTGGGTGCTGCCCCTGCTGGAGGGCGAGGTCCAGTACGCGGAACGCACGCACGGCGGATATCTGCGACAGCCTGCATGGAAAGGGCTGCGAGGACTGCCCGGGGAGTAG
- a CDS encoding PP2C family protein-serine/threonine phosphatase → MDSSGGDRAEGRKPAVPARTEQAPDDGFEVDQAVQQALDRLTLLANAADALGSTLDVEEGLRRLCRTLVPHLADWCAVDLLEDNGAVRRLVVEHRDPERLSPGLYEGLLPSCRAKSAAPLARALRGVGPLLLTDFPAPQTAVDPLHARELELFEHLGAHTAVVVPLRSRRQVLGALTLARTAHDGALSEETFPLVEDLAHRVALAVDNARLHSQTQHTSERLQRSLLPELPTDGPLRLAARYQPAVSTAEVGGDWYDAFVMPDGATAVIIGDVAGHDLRAAVTMSQMRNMLRGIACDRKEPPGKIIGRLDAAIHIVSPHQTLTCIYGLVEKLGPEEPWVLHYSAAGHPAPLLVTSEGETRLLMGGRGMLLGVEPTGHRTGAKEALPPDSTVVLYTDGLVERRDEVLDRGLARLRQHAAALAREPLETFCDELLSGLSASSTDDVALIAVRIPTLHAGPHTATTE, encoded by the coding sequence ATGGACTCCAGTGGGGGCGACCGCGCCGAAGGCCGGAAGCCTGCCGTACCGGCGCGGACGGAGCAGGCGCCGGACGACGGTTTCGAAGTGGACCAGGCGGTGCAGCAGGCTCTGGACCGGCTGACACTCCTGGCCAACGCCGCCGATGCACTGGGCAGCACCCTGGACGTGGAAGAGGGGCTGAGGAGGCTGTGCCGCACCCTCGTTCCCCACCTGGCCGACTGGTGCGCGGTGGACCTGCTGGAGGACAACGGCGCGGTGCGGAGACTGGTGGTCGAGCACCGAGACCCCGAGCGGCTTTCTCCAGGGTTGTACGAAGGGCTTCTCCCTTCCTGCAGGGCGAAGTCGGCTGCTCCGCTGGCCCGTGCGCTGCGCGGTGTCGGACCGCTGCTCCTGACCGACTTCCCCGCTCCGCAGACAGCGGTCGACCCCCTGCACGCCAGGGAGCTGGAACTCTTCGAGCATTTGGGAGCGCACACGGCGGTGGTCGTACCTTTGCGCTCCCGGAGGCAGGTTCTGGGAGCCCTCACCCTGGCCCGCACCGCCCATGACGGCGCCCTGAGCGAAGAGACCTTCCCGTTGGTGGAAGATCTCGCCCACCGGGTCGCGCTCGCCGTCGACAACGCGCGGCTGCATTCCCAGACCCAGCACACATCCGAGCGGCTGCAACGCTCTCTCCTGCCCGAACTGCCCACGGACGGTCCGCTCCGGCTGGCAGCTCGCTACCAGCCTGCGGTGTCGACGGCTGAGGTCGGCGGAGACTGGTACGACGCGTTCGTGATGCCGGACGGGGCCACCGCCGTGATCATCGGGGATGTTGCCGGGCACGATCTGCGAGCCGCGGTGACCATGAGCCAGATGCGCAACATGCTGCGCGGCATTGCCTGCGACCGTAAAGAGCCGCCCGGCAAAATCATCGGTCGCCTGGACGCGGCCATCCACATTGTCTCTCCTCACCAGACGCTGACCTGCATCTACGGGCTCGTGGAGAAGCTCGGCCCGGAGGAGCCCTGGGTGCTGCACTACTCGGCGGCCGGCCATCCCGCGCCGCTGCTGGTCACATCGGAGGGCGAGACCCGTCTGTTGATGGGCGGTCGCGGCATGCTGCTGGGGGTGGAGCCCACCGGGCACCGGACCGGCGCGAAGGAAGCGCTTCCCCCTGACAGCACGGTTGTGCTGTACACGGACGGTCTGGTCGAACGCCGCGACGAGGTTCTCGACCGCGGGCTGGCCCGGCTGCGTCAGCATGCCGCGGCCCTTGCGCGTGAACCGCTGGAAACCTTCTGCGACGAGCTGCTCAGCGGCCTCTCGGCCTCCAGCACCGACGACGTCGCCCTCATCGCGGTCCGTATCCCCACGTTGCACGCAGGACCGCACACCGCAACCACTGAATGA
- a CDS encoding CsbD family protein, producing MTADEKAQAKTEQAKGKIKKIAGAAVGNESMETEGHAEESKGDLRQAKEKAKDAFKK from the coding sequence GTGACTGCGGACGAGAAGGCTCAGGCGAAGACCGAGCAGGCCAAGGGCAAAATCAAGAAAATCGCAGGCGCCGCCGTGGGCAACGAATCCATGGAGACCGAAGGACACGCCGAGGAGTCCAAGGGCGACCTGCGCCAGGCCAAGGAAAAGGCCAAGGACGCTTTCAAGAAGTAA
- a CDS encoding hydrophobic protein, whose product MVPVLLVLLLALILFGAGFAVQALWWIAVVVLVLWLLGFVVRPTASGGRRGRWYRW is encoded by the coding sequence ATGGTTCCGGTTCTTCTCGTTCTTCTGCTGGCCCTGATCCTTTTCGGCGCGGGTTTCGCAGTGCAGGCGCTGTGGTGGATCGCCGTTGTGGTGCTGGTGTTGTGGCTGCTCGGTTTTGTTGTCCGGCCCACCGCGAGTGGCGGGAGGCGTGGCCGCTGGTACCGCTGGTAA
- a CDS encoding RNA polymerase sigma factor SigF, with amino-acid sequence MPVQAPAASVQPAEAVVPASRGLDVGELPWIEDAKKVAPKDARALGRTFFDQLRVLEEGTHEYQYARNTLIEMNLSLVRYAASRFRNRGSGDMQDIVQVGTIGLIKAIDRFDLSREVEFTSFAIPYIVGEIKRFFRDTTWAVHVPRRLQELRVTLARAQESLSVDLDRQPTVRELADHLGLSEEEILDGIIASNGYTAGSLDMPQDNNEQSQGSAGHSRSLADVVGSCDPAMELVEDFHALAPLLHTLDEREREILTLRFGQEMTQSQIGAELGVSQMHVSRLLNRTLTKLRNGMLTQD; translated from the coding sequence ATGCCCGTGCAGGCCCCTGCGGCGTCCGTGCAGCCGGCTGAGGCCGTCGTCCCGGCCTCCCGAGGCCTCGATGTCGGTGAGCTGCCGTGGATCGAGGACGCCAAGAAGGTCGCCCCCAAGGATGCCCGGGCGCTGGGCAGAACCTTTTTCGATCAACTGCGGGTACTCGAAGAGGGCACGCACGAGTACCAGTACGCGCGGAACACTCTGATCGAGATGAACCTGTCTCTGGTGCGGTACGCGGCCAGCCGCTTCCGCAACCGGGGCAGCGGTGACATGCAGGACATCGTCCAGGTGGGCACGATCGGTCTGATCAAGGCCATCGACCGCTTCGACCTCTCGCGCGAAGTCGAATTCACCTCTTTCGCCATTCCTTACATCGTGGGGGAGATCAAGCGGTTCTTCCGCGACACCACGTGGGCCGTACACGTCCCGCGGCGGCTGCAGGAGCTGCGGGTGACGCTGGCCAGGGCGCAGGAGTCCCTCTCCGTGGACCTGGACCGGCAGCCCACGGTCCGGGAACTCGCCGATCATCTCGGACTGAGTGAGGAGGAGATCCTCGACGGCATCATCGCGTCCAATGGCTACACCGCCGGCTCGCTGGACATGCCCCAGGACAACAACGAGCAGTCCCAGGGGTCAGCGGGGCACTCGAGGAGCCTCGCCGATGTCGTCGGCTCGTGCGACCCCGCCATGGAACTCGTCGAGGACTTCCACGCGCTCGCACCTCTGCTGCATACCCTCGACGAGCGTGAGCGCGAGATTCTGACCCTGCGTTTCGGCCAGGAAATGACCCAGTCCCAGATCGGTGCGGAACTCGGTGTCTCCCAGATGCATGTATCCCGCCTCCTCAACCGCACTCTGACGAAATTGCGCAACGGAATGCTCACCCAGGACTGA
- a CDS encoding alpha/beta fold hydrolase — MDVRSRNNVVVTGCDSGPVLVLSHGFGCDQNMWRLVAPVWAKDFRVVLFDHVGAGGSDLSSWSEERYASLDGYARDVVEILRELDCGPVIFVGHSVSSMIGVLAAAQQPELFAKLVLLTPSPRYIDDENYRGGFSAADIDELLESLESNYLGWSSAMAPVIMGNPERPELGEELTNSFCRTDPAIARAFARATFLSDNRADLAAVSVPTLVAQCSNDAIAPPEVGAFVHASIAGSELVTLDATGHCPQLSAPESTAAAIAAFAARTP, encoded by the coding sequence ATGGACGTGCGGAGCAGGAACAATGTGGTGGTGACAGGGTGCGACAGCGGCCCTGTGCTGGTTCTGTCGCACGGGTTCGGATGCGACCAGAACATGTGGCGGCTGGTGGCCCCGGTATGGGCCAAGGACTTCAGGGTCGTGCTGTTCGATCACGTAGGAGCGGGCGGCTCCGATCTCTCGTCGTGGAGTGAGGAGCGATACGCCTCGCTGGACGGCTATGCGCGGGACGTGGTGGAGATCCTCCGCGAACTGGACTGCGGGCCGGTGATATTCGTAGGGCATTCGGTCAGTTCCATGATCGGTGTGCTGGCCGCGGCGCAGCAGCCCGAATTGTTCGCGAAGCTGGTCCTTCTGACTCCGTCGCCGCGCTACATCGACGACGAGAACTACCGGGGCGGGTTCAGCGCCGCGGATATCGACGAGCTGCTGGAGTCGCTGGAAAGCAACTACCTGGGCTGGTCGTCGGCGATGGCGCCGGTCATCATGGGCAATCCGGAGCGTCCTGAGCTGGGGGAGGAGCTGACCAACAGCTTCTGCCGTACGGATCCGGCGATCGCGCGGGCGTTCGCCCGTGCCACCTTCCTGTCCGACAACCGTGCGGATCTGGCCGCCGTCAGCGTTCCGACGCTGGTGGCACAGTGCTCGAACGACGCGATCGCACCGCCGGAAGTGGGCGCTTTCGTGCACGCCTCGATCGCGGGCAGCGAACTGGTCACCCTGGACGCGACGGGACACTGCCCGCAGCTCAGCGCCCCCGAGTCCACCGCCGCGGCGATTGCCGCCTTCGCGGCGAGAACGCCGTGA
- a CDS encoding STAS domain-containing protein, protein MNDLTCTVRTSSAGPVLALAGELDHHTVPLAQEALADATPEPGQQLTIDLTGLAFCDSSGIGLLIAARNTALAARAGIALASVPEHVARVFRITGLDRVFATHLTARDATEAWRRARTV, encoded by the coding sequence GTGAACGACCTGACCTGTACCGTGCGCACCTCGAGTGCCGGGCCGGTGCTCGCGCTGGCCGGCGAGCTCGACCACCACACCGTGCCGCTTGCCCAAGAGGCCCTCGCCGATGCCACCCCGGAGCCGGGCCAGCAGCTCACCATCGACCTGACCGGCCTCGCCTTCTGCGACTCCAGTGGCATCGGCCTGCTCATCGCAGCCCGTAACACAGCCCTAGCCGCGCGCGCCGGCATCGCCCTGGCGTCGGTACCCGAGCACGTCGCCCGCGTCTTCCGGATCACTGGACTCGACCGGGTCTTTGCCACTCACCTCACCGCGCGGGACGCCACCGAAGCCTGGCGCCGGGCTCGCACCGTCTGA